The Echinicola rosea genome has a segment encoding these proteins:
- a CDS encoding glycoside hydrolase family 43 protein has product MMRYPFDHLCRQVLSLVVIIFLFACNAEKEEKASVKVQLTEGKTYSNPLDVAFGDPFILNDQNGKYYMYGTGGGAEDGFAAYSSDNLVDWEFEGQVYRGNTEDSWALKFFWAPEVYKMDGKYYMFFSAQWKVNPTNEEENFMIGVAVADSPTGPFKEMYDRPIFDPGYPIIDANVYQEDGKYYLYYSRACYKHPVESEVADWAREKGWYEEIEESWVYGVELKPDFSGVIGDPVLCLRPPLRMDDTQAEWESRSVTKHEINRRWTEGSVIFKHKDTYYIMYSSNYYAGQNYAVGYATGKSPLGPFTKAANNPVLELNTPKGGEVTGTGHNNIVFLDNGEMYCVYHGRTKESGQERVVFLDKMEIQADGTLAVHGPTTNPQPVPLKK; this is encoded by the coding sequence ATGATGCGTTACCCATTTGATCATTTGTGCAGACAGGTTCTTTCCCTTGTGGTTATCATTTTTCTTTTTGCTTGTAATGCGGAAAAGGAAGAAAAAGCGTCCGTAAAAGTGCAACTAACGGAAGGAAAAACGTATAGCAATCCCTTGGATGTCGCTTTTGGTGATCCGTTTATCTTAAATGATCAAAACGGCAAGTACTATATGTATGGTACAGGTGGCGGCGCTGAGGATGGCTTCGCGGCTTATTCATCTGACAATCTGGTGGACTGGGAATTCGAGGGGCAAGTTTATCGTGGCAATACGGAAGATTCGTGGGCATTGAAATTCTTTTGGGCGCCTGAAGTATATAAGATGGACGGAAAATACTACATGTTTTTCAGTGCCCAGTGGAAGGTAAACCCTACAAATGAGGAAGAAAACTTTATGATCGGTGTGGCCGTGGCAGATAGCCCAACAGGCCCTTTTAAGGAGATGTACGATCGTCCTATCTTTGACCCGGGATATCCCATTATTGATGCCAATGTGTATCAGGAAGATGGTAAATACTATCTCTATTATTCCAGGGCTTGTTACAAACATCCGGTAGAAAGTGAAGTGGCCGATTGGGCAAGGGAAAAGGGTTGGTATGAAGAAATCGAAGAAAGTTGGGTATATGGTGTGGAACTTAAACCTGATTTTTCAGGAGTGATTGGTGACCCAGTGTTGTGTTTACGGCCACCTTTAAGAATGGATGATACACAGGCTGAATGGGAGAGCCGATCGGTGACCAAACATGAGATCAACCGACGGTGGACTGAAGGATCTGTGATTTTTAAGCATAAAGACACCTATTACATCATGTATTCGAGTAATTACTATGCTGGCCAAAACTATGCAGTCGGTTACGCCACTGGGAAAAGCCCCTTGGGACCATTTACAAAGGCGGCCAACAACCCCGTTCTAGAATTGAATACACCCAAAGGAGGGGAGGTTACCGGAACAGGCCATAACAATATCGTCTTTTTGGATAATGGAGAGATGTATTGCGTGTACCACGGCCGAACCAAGGAATCTGGCCAAGAGAGGGTGGTATTCCTGGATAAAATGGAAATCCAGGCCGATGGAACCTTGGCCGTGCATGGTCCCACGACCAACCCCCAACCAGTGCCTTTAAAGAAATAG